The Teredinibacter sp. KSP-S5-2 genome includes a window with the following:
- a CDS encoding flagellar hook basal-body protein, with the protein MSEQIMSLSQIMRARIDSMNSISQNITNVNTPGYKSIKSSIDSSSFNRMLNDSSSEIITTSKVDRSNGTLNVTNRPLDIAIIGDVWLGVKKSDKIYLSRNGSMTVNADGHLATKSGLPIIGENGPIELNNTHELNIMSDGTIIQNDENIGKITLYSIEDDSKLIPIGDGLYKPSGEISIASSYQIAQGALEQSNVDTGAEMVSLMETTRQIESVQRAIATYNELLNVGINQVGK; encoded by the coding sequence GTGAGCGAGCAGATAATGAGCCTCTCTCAGATAATGAGAGCAAGAATAGATAGCATGAACTCTATCTCTCAAAATATTACAAATGTAAATACACCCGGATACAAAAGTATAAAAAGTAGTATAGATAGTAGTTCATTTAACAGAATGTTAAATGATTCTAGCAGCGAAATTATAACCACCTCGAAGGTTGATAGAAGTAATGGTACGCTCAATGTGACCAATCGACCTTTGGACATAGCGATTATTGGAGATGTTTGGCTAGGCGTTAAAAAGAGCGATAAAATTTATTTGAGCCGAAATGGAAGCATGACAGTTAATGCAGACGGACACCTGGCGACAAAATCTGGTTTACCGATAATTGGAGAGAACGGTCCAATTGAGTTAAACAATACACATGAACTGAATATTATGTCTGATGGAACTATTATCCAGAATGATGAGAACATTGGAAAAATCACTCTGTACTCCATCGAAGACGACTCCAAATTAATACCGATAGGAGATGGATTATATAAACCCAGCGGGGAGATTAGCATCGCCTCCTCCTATCAAATAGCTCAAGGCGCTCTGGAGCAATCCAATGTTGATACAGGGGCGGAAATGGTTAGCTTGATGGAAACGACTCGCCAGATTGAAAGCGTTCAACGAGCCATTGCAACATACAACGAATTATTAAATGTGGGAATAAACCAAGTAGGTAAATAA